A portion of the Acidisarcina polymorpha genome contains these proteins:
- a CDS encoding AraC family transcriptional regulator, with the protein MEKSAPKAMPHDEDRPWDPAAAAALSKNETGTLWRNERVAGAELFRGDFQAYSFTRHFHSEASFGAMQSGVMRSWHRDRNYTLQPDTVIMFNPGDVHAPFPADSRRWSFRMFYLQDELFERLSLQISATPIRFTEAFRLDPQLADKILELHKKLEGHCEAIEFECRMLNVLEHVAQRHAEKACTIPSTAPSGSVARMREYIHAHAEEQISLEALANVGHLSMYHALRSFREALGLPPHKYLLQVRIERAKNMLQRGEPIVDVASTLGFSDQSHLTRHFKRVFGVPPAQSLRRVV; encoded by the coding sequence ATGGAGAAATCAGCCCCCAAAGCAATGCCGCATGACGAGGACCGGCCCTGGGATCCAGCCGCAGCCGCTGCCTTGTCTAAGAATGAAACGGGCACGCTGTGGCGGAATGAACGGGTGGCGGGCGCAGAACTCTTTCGCGGAGACTTCCAGGCCTACTCCTTCACTCGCCATTTCCACTCCGAAGCCTCCTTCGGTGCCATGCAGTCCGGGGTTATGCGCTCCTGGCATCGCGACCGCAACTACACGCTGCAACCAGATACGGTAATTATGTTCAACCCCGGCGATGTGCACGCGCCGTTCCCAGCTGATAGCCGGCGCTGGTCGTTCCGCATGTTCTACCTGCAGGACGAACTCTTTGAGCGGCTCAGCCTGCAGATCTCCGCAACGCCTATCCGATTTACAGAAGCCTTTCGTCTCGATCCACAACTCGCCGACAAGATACTGGAGCTACATAAGAAGCTGGAAGGTCATTGCGAGGCAATCGAGTTTGAATGCAGGATGCTTAACGTCCTGGAGCACGTCGCGCAGAGACACGCTGAGAAGGCGTGCACCATCCCATCGACGGCACCTTCGGGCAGTGTCGCGCGCATGCGTGAGTACATTCACGCGCACGCCGAAGAGCAGATCAGCCTTGAAGCGCTTGCCAACGTTGGCCACCTGAGTATGTATCATGCGCTTCGCAGTTTTCGCGAGGCGCTGGGCCTGCCGCCGCACAAATACCTGCTGCAGGTACGGATCGAACGAGCCAAAAATATGCTGCAGCGCGGCGAACCGATCGTCGATGTTGCTTCAACGTTGGGCTTCTCAGATCAGAGCCACCTGACTCGCCACTTCAAGCGTGTTTTCGGCGTACCGCCGGCCCAGAGCCTGCGTAGAGTGGTTTAG
- a CDS encoding aminotransferase class V-fold PLP-dependent enzyme: MKISDRRSFLKMSVMAGALPIDGLFQQAHAKELQTATHAVSHLDSREVAQHEEYWGVIQRGFSVSPLILNLHNGISPSPIVVQEAVARYNQLTNEGPNYFMWEILDQGREPLRAKLAHLAGTSPEEIAINRNTTDGLHAIIFGLPLKAGDEVVGCSYDYWHVMQAYRQRQEREGIVYKQVSFDFPVEDIDAIVKTYQKAMTPKTKLVHITHVMNSMGQIMPVRQIADMAHAHGAEVVVDGAQSFGLLDFKITDLHCEYFATSLHKFLCAPVGTGMLWVSRDKIEQVWPLLGADKPHSPDIRKFEVLGTRSFALEQGVGHAIKFHESIGGRRKQERLFYLKTYWSNRVRDIKGVKLHTSNKPEFSCANGSISMEQYTPVDLADALFQRYKIHSKVEIHDGLQCVRITPNVYTTIADLDRFVKAVGELASTRNS, encoded by the coding sequence ATGAAAATCTCCGACCGCCGCTCATTTCTCAAGATGTCGGTGATGGCTGGCGCCCTACCGATCGACGGTCTCTTTCAGCAGGCCCACGCCAAAGAGTTGCAGACAGCTACACATGCTGTCAGTCACCTGGACAGCAGAGAGGTCGCACAACACGAGGAGTATTGGGGTGTCATCCAGCGCGGTTTCTCGGTCAGTCCTTTGATCTTGAATCTGCACAACGGCATCTCGCCGTCGCCCATCGTGGTGCAGGAGGCAGTCGCCCGCTACAACCAGCTCACCAACGAAGGTCCTAACTACTTCATGTGGGAGATTCTCGACCAGGGTCGCGAACCCCTTCGGGCAAAGCTTGCCCACCTCGCCGGGACGTCCCCGGAAGAAATCGCAATCAATCGCAACACCACCGACGGACTCCACGCGATCATCTTCGGCCTACCGCTTAAGGCAGGTGACGAAGTCGTCGGCTGTTCTTACGACTACTGGCACGTCATGCAAGCATATCGGCAGCGCCAGGAACGGGAAGGGATCGTTTACAAGCAGGTCTCATTTGATTTTCCGGTCGAAGACATCGACGCCATAGTCAAGACATATCAAAAAGCTATGACGCCGAAGACCAAGCTCGTACATATCACCCATGTCATGAATAGCATGGGCCAGATCATGCCCGTGCGCCAGATCGCAGACATGGCCCACGCACATGGTGCCGAGGTCGTCGTTGACGGAGCTCAATCTTTTGGTCTGCTCGACTTCAAAATCACAGACCTGCACTGCGAGTATTTTGCCACCAGTCTCCACAAGTTTCTCTGCGCACCCGTCGGCACCGGAATGCTATGGGTCAGTCGGGACAAGATCGAGCAAGTGTGGCCGCTTCTCGGTGCCGACAAGCCGCACAGTCCTGACATCCGCAAGTTTGAAGTGCTGGGTACAAGAAGCTTCGCGCTTGAACAAGGCGTCGGTCACGCTATCAAATTTCACGAGTCAATTGGTGGGCGCCGCAAACAGGAACGTCTTTTCTATCTCAAGACCTACTGGTCCAACCGCGTGAGAGACATCAAGGGCGTAAAGCTTCACACGTCGAACAAACCCGAATTCTCCTGTGCTAACGGTAGCATCAGTATGGAGCAGTACACGCCTGTGGATTTGGCCGACGCCTTATTTCAGCGCTACAAGATACATAGCAAAGTAGAGATACACGATGGCCTGCAATGCGTCCGCATCACTCCTAATGTGTACACGACCATTGCAGATCTAGACAGGTTCGTAAAGGCGGTTGGCGAGCTTGCATCGACGAGAAATTCCTGA